Below is a window of Flavobacterium sp. CFS9 DNA.
TTTTTACTTTAGGTTTCTACATCTATTATGTTAGCTATACTCAAAAATTAGTATACAATGCTGACAGAAAATTAACTTCTGAAAATAAAGCGGGAGACACTCTAAGTTCTTTACTTTTTGCAGTTATTGTGGCAACATTGGTACACACATATTTAGTACAGCCTTATACAATTCCTACTTCTTCTTTAGAAAAATCTTTATTGATTGGAGATTTCCTATTTGTAAGCAAAGTAAATTATGGCCCAAGAGTCCCTATGACCACGGTTGCATTACCAATGGTACATGACTCTATTCCATTTGTAAAACAAAGATCGTATTTGAAATGGCCCCAATTGCCTTATTTCAGATTGCCTGCTTTAGAAAAAATCAAACGAACTGATATTGTCGTTTTCAACTGGCCGGTAGATACGGTTCACTATTTTTACGAACCAAAAGGAAGACCGGGTGTTATCAAACCAATTGATAAAAAATCAAATTATGTAAAAAGATGCGTAGGTATTCCCGGAGACAGCTTATCGATTAAAGACGGATTTGTTTTCATTAATGGAAAGAAATTAGTTTTACCGGAAAGAGCAAAACCACAATACTCCTATTCAGTAGCCATAGACCCAAAAATTCCTATTGATTTTGAATCTTTGGTAAGAGAACTTGATATTACGGACGGAGCAGGATTTAAAAGTGAAAAAAGAGACACTCTTTATTTCAGAGCTTTGACTGAAGCCAGTGCAGAACGTTTGAAAAACACTCCTGGTATTACTGCCGTTACAAGAGAAATTGACCACGGAAATGACAACGCTATTTTCCCGCACATCAACAAATGGAATCAGGATAATTTTGGTCCGATTTATATTCCGGAAGCAGGAAAAACAGTTGCTTTAACCAATGAATCATTACCATTTTACAAAGACATTATCACCACTTACGAAGGAAACACTTTACAGCTGGATGGTTCTAAATTCTTAATCAATGGTAAACCCGCTACAACTTATACTTTTAAGCAGAATTACTATTGGATGATGGGAGACAACCGTCACAACTCTGAAGACAGCCGCTACTGGGGCTACGTTCCTGAAAATCACATCGTAGGAAAACCGGTTTTCATCTGGATGAGCTGGGATACCAACGGTAAAGGAATCAACAAAATTCGTTGGAGCAGAGTTTTCACTACCGTTGATGGTGAAGGACAACCTCAATCTTACTTTAAATACTTCTTATTTATTCTTGCAGCATACTTTGTTGGAGAATATTTCTGGAAAAAAAGAAAACAAAACAAAGCATAAATAAAAAAAGTTATTTTTGTTTCAGGTTTCAAGTTTCAGGTTCATTCACAACCTGAAACTTGAAACCTGAAACTTTTAAAGCAATTAAAGATGAACTCTCTATTACTTCCTACTTATTTTCCATCGATCAGCCACTTTGCAGTTATGGCACAATCTGAAAATATTACTTTTGAGATGGAAGATAATTTTCAGAAACAAACCAACAGAAACCGTACATACATTTATAGTCCGAACGGAATTCAGTTATTAAATATCCCCGTTAAACATTCGAAATCAGGTCATCAGAAAACCAAGGATGTTATCATCGAAAATGAATTTGACTGGCAAAAACAGCATTTCAAATCGCTGGAAGCTGCCTACAGAAGCTCTCCTTTTTTTGAGTTTTTTGAAGATGACATCTACCCGATTTT
It encodes the following:
- the lepB gene encoding signal peptidase I — protein: MTLYLWFVFFLAVQVIHFIGTWKLYQAAGRKSWEAAIPVYNSIVLMKIISRPTWWTLLLFIPIINLIMFPVVWVETLRTFGKKTTLDTLLGIFTLGFYIYYVSYTQKLVYNADRKLTSENKAGDTLSSLLFAVIVATLVHTYLVQPYTIPTSSLEKSLLIGDFLFVSKVNYGPRVPMTTVALPMVHDSIPFVKQRSYLKWPQLPYFRLPALEKIKRTDIVVFNWPVDTVHYFYEPKGRPGVIKPIDKKSNYVKRCVGIPGDSLSIKDGFVFINGKKLVLPERAKPQYSYSVAIDPKIPIDFESLVRELDITDGAGFKSEKRDTLYFRALTEASAERLKNTPGITAVTREIDHGNDNAIFPHINKWNQDNFGPIYIPEAGKTVALTNESLPFYKDIITTYEGNTLQLDGSKFLINGKPATTYTFKQNYYWMMGDNRHNSEDSRYWGYVPENHIVGKPVFIWMSWDTNGKGINKIRWSRVFTTVDGEGQPQSYFKYFLFILAAYFVGEYFWKKRKQNKA
- a CDS encoding WbqC family protein; its protein translation is MNSLLLPTYFPSISHFAVMAQSENITFEMEDNFQKQTNRNRTYIYSPNGIQLLNIPVKHSKSGHQKTKDVIIENEFDWQKQHFKSLEAAYRSSPFFEFFEDDIYPIFEKQYTFLMDLNLEVLDITTKCLRMKLEFGKTTEYFHEVENISDFRILANGKKDLNSFEKYTQVFDDKHGFINNLSVLDLLFNEGKFAMDYLKTQKLLV